From one Lolium rigidum isolate FL_2022 chromosome 4, APGP_CSIRO_Lrig_0.1, whole genome shotgun sequence genomic stretch:
- the LOC124650190 gene encoding myb-related protein 308-like, translating into MGRSPCCEKEHTNKGAWTKEEDQRLTAYIRANGEGCWRSLPRSAGLLRCGKSCRLRWMNYLRPDLKRGNFTDDEDELIIRLHGLLGNKWSLIAGQLPGRTDNEIKNYWNTHIKRKLLSRGMDPSTHRPLTADGASANAPSYRPAQPQPIAVPARALFALTTKAPPSPAPVQSSPSSGGGSSGATSTGEPRCPDLNLDLSVGPPAADTPTSHSQQTVCLCHHLGFRGGDACSCRQAESAASQGGFRFFRPLEEGQYI; encoded by the exons ATGGGGAGGTCGCCGTGCTGCGAGAAGGAGCACACCAACAAGGGGGCCTGGACCAAGGAAGAGGACCAGCGCCTCACCGCCTACATCAGGGCCAACGGCGAGGGCTGCTGGCGCTCGCTGCCCAGGTCCGCCGGCCTGCTCCGGTGCGGCAAGAGCTGCCGCCTCCGCTGGATGAACTACCTCCGCCCCGACCTCAAGCGCGGCAACTtcaccgacgacgaggacgagctcATCATCCGCCTACACGGCCTCCTCGGCAACAA GTGGTCTCTGATCGCGGGGCAGCTGCCGGGCAGGACGGACAACGAGATCAAGAACTACTGGAACACGCACATCAAGCGCAAGCTCCTCTCCCGCGGCATGGACCCGAGCACGCACCGCCCGCTCACGGCCGACGGCGCCAGCGCCAACGCGCCGTCGTATCGCCCGGCCCAGCCGCAGCCCATCGCCGTGCCGGCGAGGGCGCTGTTCGCACTGACGACCAAGGCACCACCGTCGCCGGCGCCGGTCCAGTCCTCGccttcctccggcggcggcagcagcggcgccaCGAGCACGGGCGAGCCACGGTGCCCCGACCTCAACCTGGACCTGTCCGTCGGCCCGCCGGCGGCCGACACGCCGACCTCGCACTCGCAGCAAACCGTCTGCCTCTGCCACCACCTCGGCTTCCGCGGCGGGGATGCCTGCAGCTGCCGCCAGGCCGAGAGCGCGGCCTCCCAGGGCGGGTTCAGATTTTTCAGGCCGTTGGAGGAAGGCCAGTACATATGA